The following coding sequences are from one Ruminococcus flavefaciens AE3010 window:
- a CDS encoding arsenate reductase family protein: MNIQIFGTKKCFDSKKAERYFKERGVKYQFIDMKEKGMSRGEFNNVKQAVGGTDMLINTDHKDKDLLAMLQYLSEEDKEEKILGNPQIIRTPVVRNGKKATIGYCPDVWKEWE, translated from the coding sequence ATGAATATACAGATTTTTGGTACTAAAAAGTGCTTCGACAGTAAAAAAGCCGAGCGCTATTTCAAGGAACGTGGCGTAAAATACCAGTTCATAGACATGAAAGAAAAGGGTATGAGCCGCGGAGAGTTCAATAATGTGAAGCAGGCTGTGGGCGGTACTGACATGCTTATAAATACCGATCATAAGGATAAAGACCTGCTTGCAATGCTGCAATATCTGTCCGAGGAGGACAAGGAGGAAAAGATACTGGGAAATCCTCAGATAATACGAACTCCTGTAGTCAGAAACGGTAAAAAAGCGACCATTGGCTACTGTCCCGATGTATGGAAAGAATGGGAATAA
- a CDS encoding SPFH domain-containing protein, translating into MGLIKAALVGASQTLADTWLEFFVCESIPADVLVVRGKKQLGKHSSNTKGNDNVISDGSGIVVHEGQAMIMVDQGVVTEIATEPGVYKYETGTSPSIFSSSFGAGLKETFKEMWDRIKHGGTAAKDQRIYYFNMKELVDNKFGTQNPVPFRMTYPDLGRSFTVGVRCNGIYSYRIADPVVFYVNVCGNVTDRYTRSELDNQLRGEFVDALQPAFAAISATGIRYDELPGKQSEVKQAFETQVNPVWIEKRGLKIWSVSILSATVSDADMKRIQEFEDRAWNRDPGNAAATLVEAQAQAMQNAASNPNGAAMGLFGMGMAQQAGGMNAQSLFGMAQQNQAQQAQQPQPPTGGAAESWKCECGETNTGKFCASCGKQKPVVLTPDGWTCDCGAVNKGRFCSNCGQKKPEGAPLYKCDKCGWEPEDPKNPPKFCPECGDPFTDDDIVK; encoded by the coding sequence ATGGGACTTATCAAGGCAGCTCTCGTAGGAGCAAGTCAAACACTGGCTGATACATGGCTGGAATTCTTCGTATGTGAATCAATTCCTGCTGATGTTCTCGTTGTAAGAGGAAAGAAGCAGCTTGGCAAACATTCTTCCAACACAAAGGGAAATGATAACGTAATCTCCGACGGAAGCGGTATCGTTGTACATGAAGGTCAGGCTATGATCATGGTCGACCAGGGCGTGGTAACTGAAATTGCTACAGAGCCCGGCGTATACAAATATGAAACAGGTACTTCACCCAGTATCTTCTCCAGCAGCTTCGGTGCTGGTCTCAAGGAGACCTTCAAGGAGATGTGGGATCGTATCAAGCACGGCGGTACAGCTGCTAAGGATCAGAGAATTTACTACTTCAATATGAAGGAGCTCGTTGACAATAAGTTCGGTACACAGAACCCTGTTCCTTTCAGAATGACATATCCCGATCTCGGAAGAAGCTTTACTGTAGGCGTTCGCTGCAACGGTATCTACTCCTACAGAATTGCTGATCCTGTAGTTTTCTACGTTAACGTATGCGGAAACGTTACAGACAGATATACTCGTTCAGAGCTTGACAATCAGCTCAGAGGCGAATTCGTTGATGCTCTGCAGCCTGCATTTGCTGCTATCTCAGCTACAGGTATCAGATACGATGAGCTTCCCGGCAAGCAGAGCGAGGTTAAGCAGGCATTTGAGACACAGGTAAATCCTGTATGGATCGAGAAGAGAGGTCTCAAGATCTGGTCCGTAAGCATTCTTTCAGCAACTGTAAGCGACGCTGATATGAAGCGTATCCAGGAATTTGAAGACAGAGCTTGGAACCGCGATCCCGGCAATGCTGCTGCTACTCTCGTTGAAGCGCAGGCACAGGCTATGCAGAACGCCGCAAGCAATCCAAACGGTGCTGCAATGGGACTTTTCGGTATGGGCATGGCTCAGCAGGCAGGCGGCATGAATGCTCAGAGCCTCTTTGGTATGGCGCAGCAGAATCAGGCACAGCAGGCTCAGCAGCCACAGCCACCTACAGGCGGCGCAGCTGAATCATGGAAGTGTGAGTGCGGCGAGACAAATACAGGCAAGTTCTGCGCAAGCTGTGGAAAGCAAAAGCCTGTTGTACTTACTCCCGATGGCTGGACATGTGACTGCGGCGCAGTAAATAAGGGCAGATTCTGCTCAAACTGCGGACAGAAAAAGCCTGAGGGCGCACCTCTCTACAAGTGTGACAAGTGCGGCTGGGAACCTGAGGATCCAAAGAATCCTCCTAAGTTCTGCCCTGAGTGCGGCGATCCTTTCACCGATGATGATATTGTAAAGTAA